Proteins encoded by one window of Streptococcus sanguinis:
- a CDS encoding low temperature requirement protein A, producing MTNLIKHKRVEFSELFYDLVFVYAISKTTALIHHLHHGVLSLDAIFGFLMSLLVLVNSWMIQTVYTNRYGKNSLFNMVVMFVNMAMLLLISNMITNDWQSYFHTFCWTIGTLTLTLFFQYLVEYLRKSTSSANRKSIKGFLWMTGLRTILVYLAALLAIHLGIHVYMTGILLTFIMPVLLTRKVSHFQINLPHLIERISLLVIITFGEMIMGLADFFTLEHFSIHSILYFIIMVNLFMNYFGQFDHAIDENGENKGIFLIYSHYPIFIGLIMVTVSMSFLVNPEAHHLFATSFFYAGIGLFQAAVLSNGRFNKSYLRYNKFFYGFQAGIFLLGLAFSFLFSASPTIVIAIATLMTLAMEIHFTHFYMAQTKKFSTPNWELF from the coding sequence ATGACAAATCTTATCAAACACAAACGGGTGGAATTTAGCGAGCTTTTTTATGACTTGGTTTTTGTCTACGCGATTTCCAAAACAACTGCCCTCATCCATCATCTTCATCATGGGGTTCTATCCCTGGATGCTATTTTCGGCTTCCTGATGTCACTTCTAGTTCTGGTCAATTCTTGGATGATTCAGACCGTCTATACTAATCGCTATGGGAAAAATTCTCTTTTTAATATGGTCGTCATGTTCGTCAATATGGCCATGCTGCTCTTGATATCAAACATGATTACCAATGACTGGCAGTCCTATTTCCATACCTTCTGCTGGACGATTGGGACACTGACCCTGACCTTATTTTTCCAATATCTGGTTGAATATCTTCGAAAATCTACAAGCTCTGCCAATCGTAAAAGTATCAAAGGATTTCTTTGGATGACCGGTCTTCGAACTATTTTGGTCTACCTAGCTGCTCTCTTGGCAATTCATCTTGGGATTCATGTCTACATGACTGGGATTCTCCTGACCTTTATCATGCCCGTCCTATTGACACGAAAAGTTTCCCATTTTCAAATCAACCTGCCCCACCTGATTGAACGCATTTCGCTTTTAGTTATCATCACTTTTGGTGAGATGATTATGGGACTAGCTGATTTCTTTACCCTTGAACATTTCTCCATCCATTCTATCCTTTACTTTATCATCATGGTCAACCTCTTTATGAATTACTTTGGTCAGTTTGACCATGCTATTGATGAGAATGGGGAGAATAAAGGAATCTTCCTAATTTATAGCCACTATCCGATTTTTATCGGCTTAATTATGGTCACTGTTTCTATGAGTTTCTTGGTAAATCCTGAAGCCCATCACCTCTTTGCGACTAGCTTCTTCTATGCTGGTATCGGACTCTTCCAAGCTGCGGTCTTGTCAAATGGTCGCTTCAACAAGAGTTATCTCCGCTATAACAAGTTCTTTTATGGGTTCCAAGCAGGAATCTTCCTTCTCGGATTGGCCTTTTCATTCCTTTTTTCAGCCAGCCCAACCATCGTCATTGCTATCGCAACCCTGATGACCTTAGCAATGGAAATTCATTTTACTCATTTTTATATGGCACAGACCAAGAAATTCTCAACACCTAATTGGGAATTGTTCTAA